The following are encoded together in the Ovis canadensis isolate MfBH-ARS-UI-01 breed Bighorn chromosome 2, ARS-UI_OviCan_v2, whole genome shotgun sequence genome:
- the ORMDL1 gene encoding ORM1-like protein 1 produces the protein MNVGVAHSEVNPNTRVMNSRGMWLTYALGVGLLHIVLLSIPFFSVPVAWTLTNVIHNLGMYVFLHAVKGTPFETPDQGKARLLTHWEQLDYGVQFTSSRKFFTISPIILYFLASFYTKYDTTHFILNTASLLSVLIPKMPQLHGVRIFGINKY, from the exons ATGAATGTTGGCGTTGCCCACAGCGAGGTGAATCCGAATACCCGGGTAATGAACAGCCGTGGTATGTGGCTGACATATGCATTGGGAGTTGGCTTGCTTCACATTGTTTTACTCAGTATTCCCTTCTTTAGTGTTCCTGTTGCTTGGACCTTAACAAATGTTATACATAATCTG GGGATGTATGTATTTTTGCATGCAGTAAAAGGAACACCTTTCGAAACTCCTGACCAGGGTAAAGCAAGGCTCCTAACTCATTGGGAACAACTGGACTATGGAGTACAGTTTACATCTTCACGGAAGTTTTTCACAATTTCTCCAATAATTCT ATATTTTCTGGCAAGTTTCTATACGAAGTATGACACAACTCACTTCATCCTAAACACAGCTTCTCTCCTGAGTGTGCTGATTCCCAAAATGCCACAGCTACATGGTGTTCGGATCTTTGGAATTAATAAGTATTGA